The following coding sequences are from one uncultured Bacteroides sp. window:
- a CDS encoding ABC transporter substrate-binding protein, whose product MRKEILTAYCCLAICCVGCQQKSNRKVHSGAGLTTKTLTDTVTTRITPQYAKGFKVTYTPTCKLVDIEDPQKKKGGVFHFALVPRGEKSVDIPKEYTVIEVPVRKVICMTSLQLSNFIKLDALSFVAGITSSRHLFNKEMKARLKSGKAQKIGMEGNFDDEVIMGINPEVIFISPFKRGGYDVMREVNIPLVPHLGYKEMTPLGQAEWIKFIALFTGQEAEANRKFAAIEKRYNELKELTDKVQKRPIVFSGELRGGNWYAVGGKSFLAQLFRDAGADYFLKENTESGGVTLDFETVYSKAANADYWRIVNSFKGTFSYASLKADDPRYADFKAFKDKGVIYCNMSEKPFYESMPTEPEVILADFIKVFHPSLLPDYTPRYYELLK is encoded by the coding sequence ATGAGAAAAGAAATACTCACCGCTTACTGCTGTTTAGCTATATGTTGTGTAGGATGTCAACAGAAAAGTAACAGGAAAGTACATTCGGGCGCTGGCTTGACGACAAAAACATTGACTGATACGGTCACAACACGCATAACTCCTCAATATGCCAAAGGCTTTAAAGTGACGTATACGCCTACTTGTAAATTAGTGGATATTGAAGATCCGCAAAAAAAGAAGGGTGGTGTGTTTCATTTTGCATTGGTGCCACGAGGAGAGAAATCTGTGGATATACCCAAGGAATATACGGTGATTGAAGTGCCTGTACGCAAAGTAATCTGCATGACTTCTTTGCAATTATCTAACTTCATAAAACTTGATGCTTTGTCTTTTGTTGCAGGTATTACCAGTAGTAGACATTTATTTAATAAGGAGATGAAAGCACGCTTAAAGAGTGGAAAAGCGCAGAAAATTGGTATGGAAGGCAATTTTGATGATGAAGTGATCATGGGTATTAATCCGGAGGTCATCTTTATCTCTCCTTTTAAGAGAGGTGGTTATGATGTCATGCGTGAAGTAAACATTCCATTAGTGCCGCATTTGGGGTATAAAGAGATGACTCCCTTGGGACAGGCTGAATGGATTAAATTTATTGCATTGTTTACAGGACAGGAAGCTGAAGCAAACCGTAAATTTGCTGCCATAGAGAAAAGATATAATGAATTAAAGGAACTGACGGATAAAGTGCAAAAACGTCCGATTGTATTCAGTGGGGAACTACGTGGTGGAAATTGGTATGCTGTAGGAGGCAAGAGTTTCCTAGCGCAACTGTTCAGAGATGCGGGAGCAGATTATTTCCTGAAAGAGAATACGGAATCAGGTGGAGTGACACTCGATTTTGAAACGGTGTACAGCAAAGCGGCGAATGCTGATTATTGGCGTATTGTAAATAGTTTCAAAGGAACTTTTTCGTATGCTTCTTTAAAAGCTGATGATCCGAGATATGCTGATTTCAAAGCCTTTAAAGATAAGGGAGTGATCTATTGTAACATGAGTGAGAAACCGTTTTATGAGAGTATGCCTACTGAACCTGAAGTAATTTTGGCTGATTTCATCAAGGTGTTTCATCCTTCTTTGTTGCCTGATTATACTCCCCGATATTATGAACTGCTAAAATAA
- a CDS encoding iron ABC transporter permease has translation MKRHTGIFMLLIIFSIFLFFLLNLTLGSVDIPLKSICRIMMGKTDEPIIWQNIVLKSRIPQALTALVAGAGLSISGLQMQTVFRNPLAGPSVLGISSGASLGVAFVVLLSGSLGGVALSNLGYFGEAALSLAAIIGALLVMALIVYVSQKVKGSVTLLIIGVMIGYVASAIIGVLKYFSVEEDIRAYVIWGLGSFARVSGNQVLLFVLIMAVLIPLSFLLIKTMNLMLLGEGYARNLGLNVKRSRLLVITCAGVLVAIVTAYCGPIMFLGLAVPHLCRAIFHTSDHRTLMPAVLFTGASLALFCNLIARMPGFEGALPVNSVTALVGAPIVASVLFRKRKNDLNE, from the coding sequence ATGAAAAGGCACACCGGCATCTTTATGTTGCTCATTATCTTCTCCATCTTTCTTTTCTTTCTGCTGAACTTGACGCTAGGTTCGGTAGATATTCCGTTGAAATCGATCTGTCGCATCATGATGGGGAAAACTGACGAACCTATTATTTGGCAAAACATTGTGCTGAAATCGCGTATTCCGCAGGCATTAACGGCTTTGGTAGCGGGTGCAGGACTTTCTATAAGTGGTTTGCAGATGCAAACGGTGTTTAGAAACCCTCTGGCAGGCCCTTCTGTTTTAGGGATTAGTTCGGGAGCAAGTCTGGGTGTAGCTTTTGTTGTACTGTTATCGGGGAGTCTGGGAGGAGTTGCCCTAAGCAATCTGGGTTATTTCGGTGAAGCTGCTCTGTCACTTGCTGCTATCATAGGTGCACTCTTGGTTATGGCATTGATAGTGTACGTTTCACAAAAAGTAAAAGGGAGTGTAACTCTCCTGATTATCGGAGTGATGATAGGATATGTGGCGAGTGCCATTATCGGAGTTTTAAAATATTTTAGTGTAGAAGAAGATATTAGAGCTTATGTAATCTGGGGCTTGGGTAGTTTTGCCCGGGTATCCGGAAATCAGGTGTTACTCTTTGTGCTGATTATGGCTGTGCTTATACCTCTTTCGTTTCTGTTGATAAAGACCATGAACTTAATGCTGCTTGGTGAAGGTTATGCTCGTAATCTGGGACTGAATGTGAAACGCTCCAGATTATTAGTGATTACTTGTGCTGGTGTGTTGGTGGCCATTGTAACGGCATATTGCGGACCTATCATGTTTTTGGGACTGGCGGTACCTCATTTATGTCGGGCTATTTTCCATACATCAGATCATCGTACCTTAATGCCTGCAGTGCTTTTTACAGGTGCTTCTTTGGCTTTATTCTGTAACTTGATAGCTCGTATGCCTGGTTTTGAAGGAGCTTTGCCCGTAAACTCTGTTACTGCTTTAGTTGGTGCCCCTATAGTGGCCTCGGTACTCTTCCGCAAAAGAAAAAACGATTTGAATGAATAA
- a CDS encoding ABC transporter ATP-binding protein, which translates to MKNETIRISSLSIGYPGKSRTKIVATDLNASINSGELTCLLGANGVGKSTLLRTLSAFQPKLDGKILVQGKDIADYTDSELSTIISVVLTEKCDVKNMTVKELVGLGRSPYTGFWGTLSAEDKRLVKRSIEMVKAEELANRMVHTLSDGERQKAMIAKALAQETPVIFLDEPTAFLDFPSKVEMMQLLHRLSRETGKTIFLSTHDLELALQIADKVWLMDKTNGLMIGTPEDLSLNGSLSNFFARKGIAFDRETGLFRVDNVHTAELRLVGHGQKYSMARKALQRNGILAARSVESDFFIETGELKDSVYVVHSADNEVINVDSIEEMLEVVERFFPK; encoded by the coding sequence ATGAAAAACGAAACGATACGTATCTCTTCCCTTTCCATCGGTTATCCGGGTAAAAGTAGAACTAAAATAGTTGCTACTGATCTTAATGCAAGTATTAATAGTGGTGAATTAACTTGTTTGTTGGGTGCTAACGGGGTAGGTAAGTCGACTTTACTACGTACACTTTCTGCTTTTCAGCCTAAATTGGATGGAAAGATTTTGGTTCAAGGAAAGGATATTGCAGATTACACAGATAGCGAACTATCTACCATTATCAGTGTGGTGCTTACGGAGAAATGTGATGTGAAGAACATGACAGTAAAAGAGCTTGTTGGCTTGGGACGTAGTCCGTATACCGGTTTTTGGGGAACACTGAGTGCTGAAGATAAGCGTTTGGTAAAGCGTTCCATTGAAATGGTAAAAGCAGAAGAGTTGGCTAACAGAATGGTGCATACGTTGAGTGACGGAGAGAGGCAAAAGGCTATGATAGCCAAGGCATTAGCTCAGGAAACACCAGTCATCTTTCTCGATGAACCGACAGCTTTTCTTGATTTTCCGAGCAAAGTGGAAATGATGCAACTACTCCATCGATTGAGCAGGGAGACCGGAAAAACAATTTTCTTGTCTACACATGATTTGGAGTTGGCCTTACAAATAGCTGATAAGGTATGGCTGATGGATAAGACTAACGGTTTGATGATTGGTACGCCTGAGGATCTCTCTTTAAATGGAAGTCTGAGTAATTTCTTTGCTCGTAAAGGCATTGCATTTGATCGGGAAACAGGACTTTTCAGAGTGGATAATGTCCATACAGCAGAATTGCGTTTGGTGGGACACGGACAAAAGTATTCTATGGCAAGAAAGGCTTTGCAACGTAATGGAATCTTAGCCGCTCGTTCAGTGGAATCGGACTTTTTTATTGAGACGGGAGAATTAAAAGATAGCGTATACGTTGTTCACTCTGCTGATAATGAAGTAATTAATGTCGATTCCATTGAAGAAATGCTTGAAGTCGTTGAACGTTTCTTCCCTAAATAG